The genomic interval TGACTTATCAATCAACTCAGTGGTAGGGTCTTGCATTCCCTGTTTTCAGCTGAAAGGAATGTTCTTGGCAAAGCTGGACACAGACAGCAGCATCATCATGTTGCTCTTGAGGTTCTCCATGGATGGCTTCTTGATGAACATCTTCCAAGGTTCACCTCGACATCTGGAAGGTTCCCAGTCTCTGAGAAAGGCAAGACTTGTGAAACCAGATATGCTCCTAACCTAGTGGATCTcaaattttacagtttgttgCCTACTGTCATACCCAAGGGCTCTGGATAAATTTACAAGAGAATGGGTTAGGGAAAAAGCTTCAGTGGGGAAACTCAAGAGTTCAGAGAAGGGCTTTCAGAAGAATAGGCACAGATTCCCATATCTTCCCCATTTTACTGCTAGAACCAGGATGCTCTGCTAGATATTCAGTGTGGGTCAGTAATCTCGGTGAAGGCGTTGCTGTTCTTCCTTTTTATAAGGAAAATGTAAGAACAACCTTGGGAGTAGGAAGATAAAGAGACTGCTTGGTACAGTCTGAATGTGGGGTGCCAGCTTTTTAAAGGTGTCATCTGAGAATGCAGTTACCTAATACTTGGAAACAAGATCCTTGACATGTGTTGGACCTTCCAGCAGGAGAAAGAAACCACCTGTCTTTTGGGAGACTGAGTTTATGTTTTAGATCCTCTTGCTCTGAGAAGAATGTTTGTAGGAAGGCTGGTCCCAGTGAGcacatttttcaggcaacttagAGTGTTTCTTCTAAGGTTCATGTTGGACAGTACAACTTGTCAAGCCATGTGAACTTACTACATATTCCCTAGGTCTGAGGTAATGCCCAGTATCTAGAGTAACAAGTTTCGTAAGTGATTCTGATGGGTATGTGTATAGCCTTTCTTTTGGAACCAATTTTAGCCCAGAATTTTCAGATACCCATTTTCTCCAGTGCTTCCTGCCACAGACTTGTGAAATTTCACACTGTCTTTTCTATAGATCAAAGCATTAATGTTGAGCTCTCAATAGCCCTGTGTTTCCAGCACCAATAGCCTTGTGTTAAATCACTTCTCATCAGCAGAATCCCAGCATATGAACTGGACATGATCACCCAGTTGGAGGAAGAACAACTATACATACTGGATCTTCAGGGAACTGAAGAGGGGACTGACCAAAAATATCTGTTAGGTGAGTAGTATTATGAAAAGACCACCAATTTGAAATTTAGGAGACGAGTTCTAGTGTAAGCTCATAATTTGCTGGGTGACTTAAGTTACTCAATGTTTCCTGTCCAATGTGCAAGTTGGCCTCAATGAACTCTAAGATCTGTTAAGATGAGATCCTTGGCAAGTGTTGTTAAACCTCTGAAATCTAGGGTCGTAGACTTGTTTAGAAGAGTACCTAAACTAGTTGGAAGAAGGGTTGGTGGATTCAGTGGGGATAGCGGTGTAGTCATTAGCGTTTCTGAAATTCTGTTCTCTTTCATTGCCAAGAAAATGGTTGCATCCAACCTTGACAGAGTCTTCTCACTTTTTGCTTTTAGGAGGGTGGTTATCCTTCTACGTTTGAGTCTTTACTCTTCTaatccctttcctttctctcatttACCATAAGTAACTGGCTAAATAGGTAACAGCTCATTTTACTTTCTAATCCCTTATTCTCTACTCATCAATTGATATGTCTGCTcattttcattttggggggcttaaCATGTTACCCAGTCCACTACTTGTATTTCTTGATGTCTCTTTGCATCTACTATGAGAACTCTGTTATCTCTTCTGGCCTCATTCACTTCTCTTTCATTGTCTGTTTTAACTTTCTCCCCATATTAAGTTGCTAGTGTGCATGAATTAGTTGTCTTTTATTTCTGgtgctttattttccttgttcTCCACACTAGAGACAGGTGACATTTGCACTTTAAATGTCTTTCAGATAGGGAAGATTTTAACTGAACCGAAGCATCACCACCAATCAGGCTGTTTTGGAAGAACTAGAGTTTTCTGGGTCAGCAATGGAAAGTCTTCGAGGGAATACTGCCCAGCATCCTATGGATGAAGAAGCCTGTAAAAGTGAGGGCCAATTATCAAGGCAGACAAAATGTCCTGTAGAGAAGAAATTTCCTTTTGAGAAAAGGGCAATCAGAAAAGTGTCAGTGTCTCTCAAGGAGATTTTTGCTAAGGAGAGAGGCCCTGAATCCAGTAAATTTAATCTAAGCTCAAAATTTAATACACGGCAGAGAATTCCAAAGGGAGCTAGGTCCCCCAAATCTAGGAAAAACTCCAAAGATAATTCAGACTTAATTAAACACCAAAAACTCTTTCTGCAAAGGAAGCCTTGTAAATGCAATGAATGTGGTAAAGCCTTTAGCTATGAATCAGACCTCATTGTCCACAGGAGAATTCATGGCAGAGAAAAGCCTTTTGAATGCAATGAATGTGGGAAAACTTTTAGCCGAAGTACACACCTTATTGAACATCAAAgaactcacactggagagaaaccttacgaATGCCCTGAATGTGGAAAAGCTTTTAGCCGGAGTACACACCTTAGTCTACATCAGAGGATccatactggagaaaaaccatatgaatgtagtgaatgtggaaaagcctttaGCCGAAGCACTAACCTTAGTCAACATCAGCGAACTCATACTCAAGAAAAACCTTACAAgtgtaatgaatgtgggaaagccttcagtgaCCGTTCAACTATAATTCAGCATCAACGAATACACACTGGAGAGAATCCCTATGAATGCAGTGAATGCGGAAAAGCTTACAGTTGGATCTCATCTCTTATTGAACATCAGAGAACACACACTGGAGAGAACCCCTATGAATGCAATGACTGTGGAAAAGTATTCAGTCGAAGCTCATCCCTTGCTGAACATCAGAGAATccacactggagaaaagcctCATGAGTGTAGAATGTGTGGCAAGGGCTTTAGTCGGAACTCCACCCTTATTATTCACCAGAGAACTCATACCGGAGAGAAGCCTTTTAAGTGTAATAGCTGTGAGAAAGCCTTCAGTCAGAGTTCAACTCTTATTAGACATCAGCAACTTCACACTAAAAAGTAATATCTGAGCTTTCACTAATCTTGGCATAAGAGCACATAGCATAACTTCCTATATAGCTGAAGAGAAACATATACT from Budorcas taxicolor isolate Tak-1 chromosome 11, Takin1.1, whole genome shotgun sequence carries:
- the ZNF391 gene encoding zinc finger protein 391, which gives rise to MESLRGNTAQHPMDEEACKSEGQLSRQTKCPVEKKFPFEKRAIRKVSVSLKEIFAKERGPESSKFNLSSKFNTRQRIPKGARSPKSRKNSKDNSDLIKHQKLFLQRKPCKCNECGKAFSYESDLIVHRRIHGREKPFECNECGKTFSRSTHLIEHQRTHTGEKPYECPECGKAFSRSTHLSLHQRIHTGEKPYECSECGKAFSRSTNLSQHQRTHTQEKPYKCNECGKAFSDRSTIIQHQRIHTGENPYECSECGKAYSWISSLIEHQRTHTGENPYECNDCGKVFSRSSSLAEHQRIHTGEKPHECRMCGKGFSRNSTLIIHQRTHTGEKPFKCNSCEKAFSQSSTLIRHQQLHTKK